A genomic stretch from Leptospira johnsonii includes:
- a CDS encoding glycosyl hydrolase family 18 protein produces the protein MNPNDEPYTPEDLSRPVPYQPKKQPLWQSSLVSLTWLVLSGISFYLGLQALKADPKADSAQAGTEQVAFQNTTLKSDLAPTEGAWESWKKWWNSNNPSSESDGTSNTVSSSEPESEDDPAFRASTWFSDYEAMKRTVHLYNEIHPFIYGFKGRETNNGDLYSLWGSAQKHARVAELKSLNPRVKIIPTIFRWENKNEKISENIGLNGRNDIRDKHIQNILNEVDTYGFDGIDIDYEGMSCEKKEKFEEFIVLLSKEIHKRGKLLSVAVHPKTAAKKTSQKACKGLKEKINMDFAENWRGPMTHDYAFLAKHADRVKVMAYELHPRKYRNPGPGPQAPNVWIRNIITYAKERVPAKKLYMAIPTYGYDWALNCNAKIKSVYWSDALKRQQLGVTKQPTNISQVLADNKNSGSWTNLSKFSWVHEGKTYEDPSIWYKSEGCDRVAFFMNRKAFEEKMTLLRSYDIGGFSFWQLLSDNDPGINDYLELLVTNKLPPVPKAKQPLAPTPDVKQAAPEEGQEEAKNTQDLVKK, from the coding sequence ATGAATCCAAACGATGAACCTTACACCCCAGAGGACTTAAGCCGTCCAGTGCCATACCAACCTAAAAAGCAGCCTCTCTGGCAATCAAGCCTAGTGAGCCTTACCTGGCTGGTACTTTCCGGAATTTCTTTTTATCTAGGACTCCAAGCCTTAAAGGCGGACCCTAAAGCTGATTCTGCCCAAGCTGGAACAGAACAGGTAGCATTCCAAAATACTACTCTAAAATCGGACCTGGCTCCTACAGAGGGGGCTTGGGAATCTTGGAAGAAATGGTGGAATTCCAACAATCCTTCTTCCGAGTCGGATGGGACTTCCAACACCGTAAGTTCTTCCGAGCCTGAATCTGAAGACGATCCTGCTTTCAGAGCTTCTACCTGGTTCTCGGACTATGAAGCGATGAAACGTACGGTTCATCTATACAATGAGATCCATCCATTCATCTACGGATTCAAAGGAAGAGAGACAAATAACGGAGATCTTTATTCTCTTTGGGGATCCGCTCAAAAACATGCACGTGTTGCAGAACTTAAATCCTTAAATCCAAGAGTTAAGATCATTCCTACTATTTTCCGTTGGGAAAATAAGAACGAAAAGATCTCTGAAAACATTGGTCTGAACGGACGTAATGATATTAGGGACAAACATATCCAGAACATTCTGAATGAAGTGGATACTTATGGTTTCGACGGGATCGATATTGATTACGAAGGAATGAGCTGCGAGAAAAAAGAGAAGTTTGAGGAGTTCATCGTTCTTCTTTCTAAAGAGATCCACAAACGTGGTAAACTTCTTTCTGTTGCGGTTCACCCTAAAACTGCGGCTAAAAAAACCAGCCAAAAAGCATGTAAGGGTTTAAAAGAAAAAATTAATATGGATTTTGCCGAGAATTGGAGAGGTCCAATGACCCACGATTACGCTTTCTTGGCAAAACATGCAGACAGAGTAAAGGTGATGGCTTACGAACTTCATCCTCGTAAGTATAGAAACCCAGGACCTGGGCCTCAGGCTCCAAACGTTTGGATCAGAAATATCATCACTTATGCAAAAGAAAGAGTTCCTGCTAAAAAATTATATATGGCGATCCCGACTTACGGATACGATTGGGCTCTGAATTGTAACGCAAAGATCAAGTCGGTATATTGGTCCGATGCATTAAAACGCCAACAACTCGGTGTGACCAAACAACCTACGAATATCAGCCAAGTTTTGGCGGATAATAAGAACTCAGGTTCTTGGACAAATCTTTCCAAGTTCAGCTGGGTTCATGAGGGTAAAACTTACGAAGATCCAAGTATATGGTACAAGTCGGAAGGTTGCGATCGTGTAGCATTCTTCATGAACAGAAAAGCTTTCGAAGAGAAAATGACCCTATTAAGATCTTATGATATAGGTGGATTCTCTTTCTGGCAGCTATTATCTGATAATGATCCAGGTATTAACGATTATTTGGAATTACTTGTGACTAATAAACTTCCTCCCGTTCCAAAGGCAAAACAGCCGCTTGCTCCAACTCCTGACGTAAAACAGGCAGCACCGGAAGAAGGTCAGGAAGAAGCCAAGAACACCCAGGATCTTGTCAAAAAGTAA
- a CDS encoding 2-isopropylmalate synthase, whose translation MNSNLDFVRIFDTTLRDGEQCPGAAMSENEKIEIALQLAKMNVDVIEAGFPVSSPVQFQAVQRISREVEGPIIAALARAVRPDLEAAAKAIIPAKKRRIHTFIASSPIHMKFKLGKDASEVLKMAMEAVKICRDHVDDVEFSPEDATRSEPEFLRELCEAVIEAGATTINIPDTVGYTTPYEYGELFKFLIQNVKGSEKAIFSAHCHNDLGLATSNSLAAIQNGARQVECTVNGIGERAGNTAMEEVVMALRTRKDKFGIQTRIQTEEIAKASYLVKTITGMVVQPNKAVVGANAFAHESGIHQDGVLKNRETYEIMTPESVGIQSNRMVLGRHSGRAGFKDRIVRLGFSPHPEELEAAYQRFLEIADRKKEIFDEDIRALFADESRKSSNDKYVLESFHVTTGTKSTPTASIRLSIEGNLKEESATGDGPVDSIFKAIQKATISDVELIKLVISPVTEGQDALAEASVTLEKHGERVVGKASSTDIIEACSQAYISALNRFSIN comes from the coding sequence ATGAACTCAAATTTGGATTTTGTTCGGATTTTCGATACCACTCTCCGAGACGGAGAACAGTGTCCAGGCGCGGCAATGAGCGAGAATGAGAAGATAGAGATCGCACTCCAGCTCGCTAAAATGAATGTGGATGTGATCGAAGCAGGTTTCCCGGTATCTTCTCCCGTTCAATTCCAGGCAGTCCAAAGAATTTCCAGAGAGGTAGAAGGTCCGATTATCGCGGCACTCGCAAGAGCAGTTCGCCCGGATCTAGAAGCTGCCGCTAAAGCAATCATTCCCGCTAAAAAAAGAAGAATTCATACTTTTATCGCATCTTCTCCCATTCATATGAAATTCAAACTAGGAAAGGATGCTTCCGAGGTTTTGAAAATGGCTATGGAAGCAGTCAAGATCTGCAGAGATCATGTGGACGACGTGGAATTTTCACCGGAAGATGCTACTCGTTCCGAGCCTGAGTTCCTAAGAGAACTTTGTGAAGCAGTCATTGAAGCTGGCGCTACCACGATCAATATCCCGGATACTGTAGGATATACTACACCGTACGAGTATGGTGAATTATTCAAATTCCTGATCCAGAACGTAAAAGGAAGCGAGAAAGCAATATTCTCCGCGCATTGCCATAACGATCTAGGACTTGCGACTTCCAATAGTTTGGCCGCTATCCAAAACGGAGCAAGGCAAGTAGAATGTACTGTAAACGGTATCGGAGAAAGAGCCGGTAATACAGCTATGGAAGAAGTGGTCATGGCACTTCGTACACGTAAGGACAAATTCGGAATACAAACCAGGATCCAAACGGAAGAGATCGCAAAGGCCTCCTATCTAGTGAAAACGATCACAGGAATGGTAGTCCAACCGAATAAAGCGGTTGTAGGTGCAAACGCGTTCGCTCATGAGTCAGGGATCCACCAAGACGGTGTTTTGAAAAATAGAGAAACATATGAGATCATGACGCCTGAAAGTGTGGGCATCCAATCCAACCGTATGGTACTCGGCAGACATAGCGGAAGAGCCGGTTTCAAAGATAGGATTGTTCGTCTAGGATTCAGTCCTCATCCGGAAGAATTGGAAGCGGCTTACCAAAGATTTTTAGAGATCGCAGACCGTAAAAAAGAAATTTTCGATGAGGATATCCGTGCATTATTCGCAGACGAATCCAGAAAATCTTCCAACGATAAATATGTATTAGAAAGTTTTCATGTAACTACCGGAACTAAGAGCACACCTACTGCAAGTATCCGACTTTCCATCGAAGGAAATCTCAAAGAAGAATCCGCAACAGGCGACGGTCCTGTAGATTCTATATTTAAGGCAATCCAGAAGGCAACTATCTCCGATGTGGAGCTCATTAAGCTCGTGATCTCTCCTGTAACAGAAGGACAAGACGCTTTGGCAGAAGCTTCCGTTACTTTAGAAAAACATGGAGAAAGAGTTGTAGGAAAAGCAAGCTCTACTGATATTATTGAGGCTTGTTCTCAAGCGTATATCTCAGCCTTAAATCGTTTTTCTATCAATTGA
- a CDS encoding LIC14007 family protein has translation MKVYSADRVPNSADYNLYVTEGSAKTRLSLFEPDIPGYFELAENDKVLKSLAYTVLLNYTQDREFALRNTNRFLNFLNDIVHRDSWFFLANRVEQFIKDVENFGVEISYDF, from the coding sequence ATGAAAGTATACTCAGCCGACAGAGTGCCGAACTCAGCAGATTATAATTTGTATGTAACCGAAGGGAGTGCCAAAACTAGGCTTAGCTTATTCGAGCCTGATATCCCTGGGTATTTTGAATTAGCTGAAAATGATAAAGTTCTAAAGTCTTTGGCATATACAGTTCTTCTAAACTACACCCAAGACAGGGAATTCGCTCTTAGAAATACAAATCGATTCCTGAATTTTCTAAATGATATTGTTCATAGAGATTCTTGGTTCTTTTTGGCAAATCGAGTAGAACAGTTTATTAAGGATGTAGAGAATTTCGGAGTCGAAATTTCCTACGACTTTTGA
- a CDS encoding oxidoreductase produces MSSLDISPIFRPIDIGAETISNRIIMGSMHLGLEGMPHTADRMAAFYGRRFEGGVGLITTGGISVNAEGKGSNIFFDFQKEEDCHELEKVASVLKPMGIFCAQLFHAGRYAYHRELVAPSALRAPINRFIPKELSTEEAWRTIRDFGSSALRAKQVGFRAVEVMASEGYLVNQFFSEVTNKRTDEFGGSAENRRRFAIETMKEVRKQVGPGFPVIVRMSGIDLIPGNPTFEEVISLATELKEAGADALNIGIGWHESRIPTISQLVPRGAWAKIAGKVKNAVPGIPIIASNRINMPETIIQVLNAGEADIVSMARPFLADADIVNKIKENQTERVNTCVACNQACLDHTFKEEMVSCLVNPSANRELEWKSLPQAKRQRVVVVGSGPGGMESARVAALRGHEVILLEASEKLGGQLNLAAAIPGKFEFYETIRYFKNELPRLKVDIRLNTKADLKLLDDLKPDAVIFATGVLPRNLNLPGLDKKPHASYVEFLNGTFKAGSKVAIIGGGGIGVDVAHKLTEEKDPDIPTYFEKYNVNSYTQAAIQPETAHRKVSILRRNGKVGAGLGATTSWALLQELQSKGVDFLSSLTYKEVTDKGLVIETKKEGAKTLECDSIILCAGQTSDASLYETFSKERSQIPSYLIGGAKDASGIDAKRAMLEGYLAATRIGTEQN; encoded by the coding sequence ATGTCTTCTTTAGATATTTCCCCAATCTTTCGCCCGATAGATATCGGAGCCGAAACTATTTCAAATCGTATTATCATGGGATCCATGCACTTGGGTTTGGAGGGAATGCCCCATACCGCTGATAGAATGGCTGCATTCTATGGAAGAAGGTTCGAAGGAGGAGTTGGACTAATTACCACCGGAGGAATTTCGGTAAATGCGGAAGGAAAAGGTTCTAATATTTTTTTTGATTTCCAGAAGGAAGAAGACTGCCACGAACTTGAAAAAGTCGCCTCCGTTCTCAAGCCAATGGGAATTTTCTGCGCACAATTATTCCATGCGGGAAGATACGCTTATCACAGAGAACTCGTAGCTCCTTCTGCTTTACGCGCACCTATCAACCGATTCATACCAAAAGAACTTTCAACGGAAGAAGCATGGAGAACCATCCGTGATTTCGGATCTTCCGCATTACGTGCAAAACAAGTAGGTTTCAGAGCGGTAGAAGTTATGGCTTCTGAAGGATATTTGGTAAACCAATTCTTCTCCGAAGTGACTAACAAAAGAACGGACGAGTTCGGAGGTTCTGCTGAAAACCGCAGAAGATTTGCGATCGAAACAATGAAAGAAGTCCGTAAACAAGTTGGCCCTGGTTTTCCAGTGATCGTAAGAATGTCCGGGATCGATTTGATCCCAGGCAACCCAACCTTCGAAGAAGTGATCTCACTTGCAACCGAACTAAAAGAAGCAGGAGCAGATGCACTCAATATCGGGATTGGTTGGCATGAGTCTCGTATTCCAACTATCTCTCAGTTAGTTCCAAGAGGCGCATGGGCAAAGATCGCAGGTAAAGTAAAGAATGCAGTTCCTGGAATTCCAATCATCGCTTCCAACAGGATCAATATGCCCGAGACAATCATCCAAGTACTGAATGCCGGAGAAGCTGATATAGTAAGTATGGCAAGACCATTCTTAGCGGATGCAGATATCGTAAATAAGATCAAAGAAAACCAAACGGAAAGAGTGAATACCTGTGTCGCTTGTAACCAAGCTTGTTTGGATCATACTTTTAAAGAAGAAATGGTTTCTTGTTTAGTGAATCCTTCCGCAAACAGAGAGCTGGAATGGAAATCACTTCCTCAGGCAAAAAGACAAAGAGTGGTAGTAGTCGGTTCCGGCCCAGGCGGAATGGAATCAGCAAGAGTTGCCGCTTTACGTGGGCATGAAGTTATTCTTTTAGAAGCTTCCGAAAAATTGGGGGGCCAATTGAATTTGGCCGCTGCCATACCGGGTAAATTCGAATTTTATGAAACGATCCGCTATTTCAAAAACGAACTTCCTCGTTTAAAGGTAGATATCCGTCTAAACACAAAAGCGGATCTGAAACTGTTAGATGATCTTAAACCGGATGCAGTAATCTTTGCGACTGGAGTTCTACCTAGAAACTTAAATCTTCCAGGATTAGACAAAAAGCCTCATGCAAGCTATGTGGAATTTTTGAATGGGACTTTCAAAGCAGGATCCAAAGTGGCCATCATTGGAGGTGGAGGAATCGGTGTAGACGTTGCTCATAAGCTTACAGAGGAGAAGGATCCGGATATCCCTACCTACTTCGAGAAATATAACGTAAACTCATACACACAAGCTGCGATTCAACCGGAAACAGCACATAGAAAAGTTTCTATCTTAAGAAGGAATGGAAAAGTAGGTGCAGGTCTCGGAGCCACTACCTCCTGGGCGCTTCTACAAGAATTACAATCTAAGGGTGTGGATTTCCTATCCTCTCTTACCTATAAAGAAGTGACCGATAAAGGACTTGTAATAGAGACCAAAAAAGAGGGAGCAAAAACATTAGAATGCGATTCTATCATTCTTTGCGCCGGACAAACAAGTGATGCTTCCTTATACGAAACTTTCAGCAAGGAAAGAAGCCAAATCCCTTCTTATCTGATCGGCGGAGCAAAAGATGCCTCCGGAATAGATGCCAAAAGAGCCATGTTAGAAGGTTACTTAGCGGCAACCAGGATCGGAACGGAACAAAACTAA
- a CDS encoding S49 family peptidase — MFRILFSLVFLPIRILFQGFRILSWTIRKGDHFYLEIPSSFSFDKKSFFVKLLVSKEEDPFLVDFLLGLNALTKVPGLKKVSFHISNPEYGFGEVWNICKSIQVLNEKGIETSGFCLGGGTKALLLLSQCKYRYSSSASEFFPILPSAEPYFFGGTAKKLGVGVETYASGAFKSFGETFQRSSFSAPARKNLETLLDDLNDLLSDGFKKSSNLDLKVLEEPILSSEKLKKIGFITEFVEEDEFEENYLFKNYKKEKETDKPKYKKLSAKGFRVYHKKSNFSLISKSVPIVAVLPIQGNILPDLGREEDFRSRQVSFRYYQEIFKDLKEDPKVAAVVLEMNSPGGSALVSELLYREIKKLSKEKPVITYVLNVAASGGYYLSCATKEIHGTPYSIVGSIGAVMMRFELKKLYDKFGVQKERIGFYTHRDILSEYGKLSPKSEQFLKREVLRSRDLFYSRVIESRKTTFQELEKNWGEGRVFTGETFRKSGFLDSCDSFLDILQNLKEELKSKKIDVRYLPGTYNWKDLVQDLKPGMQFSKFSFFSKLNSEKKQNPLEVLHLSEIAKELSEL; from the coding sequence ATGTTTAGAATTCTGTTCTCTCTTGTTTTTTTACCGATCCGGATTTTGTTCCAAGGATTTAGGATCTTATCCTGGACTATCCGTAAGGGAGATCATTTCTATTTAGAAATTCCTTCTTCTTTTTCCTTCGATAAAAAATCTTTCTTTGTCAAACTATTGGTTTCGAAAGAAGAAGATCCCTTCTTGGTCGATTTTTTATTGGGATTAAATGCCTTAACAAAGGTCCCAGGTTTGAAAAAAGTTTCTTTCCATATTTCTAATCCAGAGTACGGATTTGGAGAAGTTTGGAATATCTGTAAATCCATCCAAGTACTGAACGAAAAAGGAATTGAGACGTCCGGTTTCTGTTTAGGAGGAGGAACAAAGGCATTACTATTACTCTCTCAGTGTAAATACAGATATTCTTCTTCTGCATCCGAATTCTTTCCTATACTACCTTCGGCTGAACCTTATTTTTTTGGTGGTACTGCTAAAAAACTCGGCGTAGGTGTGGAAACCTATGCAAGCGGCGCATTTAAATCTTTCGGAGAGACATTCCAGAGATCATCCTTCTCAGCTCCTGCTAGAAAAAATCTAGAAACCTTACTAGATGACCTAAATGATTTACTCTCGGACGGTTTCAAGAAGTCCTCGAATTTAGATCTTAAAGTTTTAGAAGAACCGATCCTCAGTTCTGAAAAACTAAAGAAGATCGGATTTATTACTGAATTCGTGGAAGAAGACGAGTTCGAAGAAAACTATCTATTCAAAAATTATAAAAAAGAGAAGGAAACTGATAAGCCTAAATACAAAAAACTTAGCGCTAAAGGTTTCAGAGTATATCATAAAAAATCCAATTTTTCACTTATCTCTAAATCGGTTCCGATTGTTGCTGTGCTCCCCATACAGGGAAACATTTTGCCTGATCTAGGAAGAGAAGAAGATTTTAGATCCAGACAGGTATCTTTTAGGTACTACCAGGAAATTTTTAAGGATCTAAAAGAAGATCCAAAAGTGGCGGCAGTCGTTTTAGAAATGAACTCTCCAGGAGGGAGCGCACTTGTTTCCGAGCTTCTGTATAGAGAGATCAAAAAACTTTCGAAAGAAAAACCGGTGATCACATACGTATTGAATGTTGCCGCATCCGGCGGATATTACCTCTCCTGTGCCACGAAAGAAATCCACGGGACTCCCTATTCCATCGTAGGCTCTATCGGTGCGGTAATGATGAGATTCGAATTAAAGAAATTATACGATAAATTCGGAGTCCAAAAAGAAAGGATCGGATTTTATACTCATAGAGACATCCTATCCGAATACGGAAAACTATCCCCTAAATCGGAACAGTTCTTGAAAAGAGAAGTTCTTAGATCCAGAGATTTATTCTATAGCCGAGTAATAGAGTCCAGAAAAACCACCTTCCAAGAATTAGAGAAGAATTGGGGAGAAGGAAGAGTTTTCACAGGAGAAACTTTCCGCAAATCAGGATTTTTAGACTCCTGCGACTCTTTTTTAGATATATTACAAAATCTGAAAGAAGAACTAAAATCAAAAAAGATCGACGTGCGCTATCTTCCGGGAACTTATAATTGGAAAGACTTAGTCCAGGATCTGAAACCAGGGATGCAGTTCTCAAAGTTTTCTTTCTTTTCTAAACTTAACTCGGAGAAAAAGCAAAACCCGTTGGAAGTCCTACATCTCTCTGAAATTGCAAAAGAATTATCAGAACTTTAA
- a CDS encoding queuosine precursor transporter gives MQFHRPFKLFFVLGSIFITFLLMAEVTGSKWFQVLIGNKALTMTLGVIPFPITFIVTDLLNEYYGRRGVRYLTLVGMVMIVLAFFLLQLDMAIPAAGNSPVDDHSFQVVFFNTGQVITGSIVAYLIGQLVDIQVFHLIRKKTKNKLLWLRATGSTIFSQLLDSYVVIFVAYWGTYDFQTLNSISYTNFGYKIFIAIGITPVIYLAHYLIERYLGEDAHKMAEAALKEGKEEIQPYPG, from the coding sequence ATGCAGTTTCACCGGCCTTTCAAATTATTTTTCGTTTTAGGTTCCATCTTCATAACCTTTCTTTTGATGGCAGAGGTGACAGGCTCCAAATGGTTCCAAGTGCTGATCGGGAATAAGGCTCTGACCATGACCTTGGGAGTGATTCCCTTCCCCATTACGTTTATCGTAACGGACCTTTTGAACGAGTATTATGGAAGAAGAGGAGTCAGATATCTCACTCTAGTTGGAATGGTAATGATCGTTTTGGCTTTCTTCCTTCTTCAATTGGATATGGCCATTCCTGCGGCAGGAAATTCCCCGGTAGACGACCATTCTTTTCAGGTGGTATTTTTTAATACAGGGCAAGTGATCACAGGTTCTATCGTAGCCTATTTGATCGGACAGTTAGTGGACATCCAAGTCTTCCATTTGATCCGTAAAAAGACTAAAAACAAACTTCTTTGGCTAAGAGCCACAGGTTCCACCATCTTCTCTCAACTCTTGGATTCTTATGTCGTCATCTTCGTGGCATATTGGGGAACCTATGATTTCCAAACCCTGAACTCCATCTCTTATACCAACTTTGGATACAAGATCTTCATAGCGATCGGGATCACCCCGGTTATCTATCTGGCTCATTACCTGATCGAAAGATATTTAGGAGAAGATGCTCATAAGATGGCTGAAGCAGCTCTCAAGGAAGGAAAAGAGGAAATCCAACCTTATCCTGGTTAA
- a CDS encoding L-threonylcarbamoyladenylate synthase: MSKSKHTIITEDPSLAAKVLKEGGIVLFPTETVYGLGADSRNLSSCLEIYKIKNRPADNPLIVHLGNPALIPDIGEVTEAAKILIRQCMPGPLSLVLKKKDKSVFSTGLTTIAVRVPSHPKVLEMLSYFGGPVSAPSANLSGQPSITRLDDAISEFDGQVDLILKGAEPEIGLESTVVDFSVSPPKLLRPGYFGWEELQKYVPDLENYSDLKEGETPSSPGRKYRHYAPKAKVIFTENQNPDRESAAIGIGLIRGWKFALDLRNNSEYMKNLYSFFRDCDRLRISKIYCFPPANASGKEAILNRILKAQES; encoded by the coding sequence TTGTCAAAAAGTAAACATACAATCATTACAGAAGATCCTTCCCTAGCAGCAAAAGTGCTGAAAGAGGGAGGGATCGTTCTATTTCCGACCGAGACTGTTTATGGTCTTGGTGCGGATTCCAGAAATCTCTCTTCTTGTTTAGAAATTTATAAAATTAAAAATCGCCCTGCAGATAATCCCCTTATAGTTCATCTTGGAAATCCAGCCCTGATCCCCGATATAGGAGAAGTTACCGAAGCTGCAAAGATATTGATCAGACAATGTATGCCTGGTCCTTTAAGCTTAGTTTTAAAGAAGAAGGATAAGTCCGTTTTTTCTACAGGATTGACTACCATTGCGGTAAGAGTTCCTTCTCATCCAAAAGTTTTGGAAATGCTTTCTTATTTTGGAGGACCGGTTTCTGCTCCTTCTGCAAATCTTTCGGGACAACCATCCATTACAAGATTAGATGATGCGATCTCCGAGTTTGATGGACAAGTGGATCTGATCTTGAAAGGTGCTGAACCGGAAATAGGTTTAGAATCCACTGTTGTGGATTTTTCCGTTTCTCCTCCTAAACTTTTACGTCCCGGATATTTTGGTTGGGAAGAATTACAAAAATATGTTCCTGACCTAGAAAATTATAGCGATCTGAAAGAAGGGGAAACTCCTTCTAGTCCCGGGCGCAAGTATAGACATTATGCGCCTAAAGCAAAGGTGATCTTCACAGAAAATCAAAATCCAGATAGAGAATCTGCCGCAATCGGGATCGGTCTGATCAGAGGTTGGAAATTCGCTTTGGATCTGAGAAACAACTCAGAGTATATGAAAAATTTATACTCTTTCTTTAGAGATTGCGATCGTCTCAGGATCTCGAAAATTTATTGTTTTCCACCTGCAAATGCTTCCGGAAAAGAAGCGATCTTAAATAGGATTTTAAAAGCACAAGAATCTTAA
- a CDS encoding FKBP-type peptidyl-prolyl cis-trans isomerase: MNPRVVTFHYKLTDKEGNEIDSSQGSHPLSYLEGTGQIISGLEDEIKGLTTGDKKVISVSADKAYGQKNPELVFDVPKSQFPEGEELSVGMMFQTDEPDTVYTITDIKGESVIVDGNHPLAGVDLIFDVQIVNIRIATDEEVSHGHVHGEGGHHHH, from the coding sequence ATGAACCCAAGAGTAGTGACTTTTCACTATAAATTAACAGATAAAGAAGGAAACGAAATCGATTCTTCTCAAGGAAGCCACCCTCTTTCTTATCTGGAAGGGACCGGACAAATCATTTCCGGTCTAGAAGACGAAATTAAAGGTCTGACTACGGGAGATAAAAAAGTAATCTCTGTTTCCGCTGATAAGGCGTATGGCCAAAAAAATCCTGAACTAGTTTTCGATGTGCCTAAAAGCCAATTCCCGGAAGGGGAAGAATTGAGTGTAGGAATGATGTTCCAAACCGATGAGCCGGATACTGTTTATACGATTACTGATATCAAGGGAGAATCTGTGATCGTGGACGGAAACCATCCTCTAGCTGGGGTGGATCTGATTTTCGATGTCCAGATCGTAAATATCAGGATAGCAACTGACGAGGAAGTGAGTCATGGGCATGTTCACGGTGAGGGGGGACATCACCACCACTGA